In one Deinococcus psychrotolerans genomic region, the following are encoded:
- a CDS encoding (4Fe-4S)-binding protein, whose amino-acid sequence MTQHHEPIGEDLLRGKTYASDGISVSYDPPRCTHVANCVRGLPDVFRPKERPWIQLENEASAERVAEIVRTCPTGALHYALHGGPPEAPAVPTTLTPVKDGPLTLRGDLVIQTPEGEVREVRAALCRCGASSHKPFCDGTHAKIGWKSDQPGGQASIDQRGDGHREEGQRADGAEQN is encoded by the coding sequence ATGACCCAGCACCATGAACCGATCGGTGAGGATCTGCTGCGCGGCAAGACCTACGCGAGCGACGGGATCTCCGTATCCTACGATCCTCCGCGCTGCACCCACGTTGCCAATTGCGTGCGCGGTCTGCCCGATGTGTTCCGCCCAAAGGAGCGCCCCTGGATTCAACTGGAAAATGAGGCGTCTGCCGAGCGTGTGGCCGAGATCGTGCGAACCTGCCCCACCGGCGCTCTGCACTATGCCCTGCACGGCGGACCCCCGGAAGCTCCCGCTGTGCCCACCACGCTGACGCCAGTGAAGGACGGGCCGCTGACCCTGCGGGGTGACCTCGTGATTCAGACCCCCGAAGGTGAGGTGCGGGAAGTGCGGGCGGCGCTGTGCCGCTGCGGCGCGAGCAGCCACAAGCCCTTTTGCGACGGCACGCACGCCAAGATTGGCTGGAAGAGCGACCAGCCCGGCGGTCAGGCTTCCATCGACCAGCGCGGAGACGGCCACCGGGAAGAGGGCCAGCGGGCCGACGGGGCCGAACAGAACTAG
- a CDS encoding ring-cleaving dioxygenase gives MSSSDLQLTGIHHLTAVSADIRENKRFYTQDLGMRLVKRSVNQDDVSAYHLFYADKVGTPGTDMTFFDWPVGREGQGSRSVTRTALRVRDELSLRYWQERFESLGIQHGEVTDRDGRPTLDFEDPEGQRLTLVVDGGAGDPPVPWESSPVPAEHQLRGLGPITMTVQNLANTDRALQQVMNLRPVREYPDPASPAHTVHVYEMGAGGPHAELHVAVRPDLSPARPGAGGVHHVAFRTPDDQQYHAWNEHLNHFGLQSSGEVDRYYFRSLYFREPGGVLFEIATDGPGFGVDEDPATLGEKTILPPRLEGMREQILAGLKPID, from the coding sequence ATGTCCAGCAGTGATCTTCAGTTGACCGGCATCCATCACCTGACCGCCGTGTCCGCCGACATTCGCGAGAACAAACGCTTTTACACCCAGGACCTGGGCATGCGCTTGGTCAAACGCAGCGTCAATCAGGATGACGTCAGCGCCTACCACCTGTTTTACGCCGACAAGGTGGGCACCCCCGGCACGGACATGACCTTTTTCGACTGGCCGGTGGGCCGCGAGGGCCAGGGCAGCCGCAGCGTGACCCGCACCGCCCTGCGCGTCCGGGACGAGCTGAGCCTGCGCTACTGGCAGGAGCGTTTCGAGAGCCTGGGCATCCAGCACGGCGAGGTCACCGACCGCGACGGGCGGCCCACTCTGGACTTTGAAGACCCGGAAGGCCAGCGCCTCACTCTGGTGGTGGACGGTGGGGCGGGTGACCCGCCGGTGCCCTGGGAAAGCAGCCCGGTCCCCGCCGAACACCAGTTGCGCGGCCTGGGGCCGATCACCATGACCGTCCAGAACCTGGCGAACACGGACCGCGCGCTGCAACAGGTCATGAATCTGCGCCCGGTGCGCGAGTACCCTGACCCGGCCAGTCCCGCCCACACCGTGCATGTCTACGAGATGGGTGCGGGCGGTCCCCACGCCGAGCTGCATGTGGCCGTCCGGCCCGATCTGTCCCCGGCGCGGCCCGGCGCAGGCGGGGTGCATCACGTCGCCTTCCGCACGCCCGACGATCAGCAGTACCACGCCTGGAACGAGCATCTCAACCACTTCGGCCTGCAAAGCAGCGGGGAGGTGGACCGCTATTACTTCCGCAGCCTGTACTTCCGCGAGCCGGGAGGGGTGTTGTTCGAGATCGCCACCGATGGCCCCGGCTTTGGGGTGGACGAGGACCCGGCGACGCTGGGCGAGAAGACCATCCTGCCGCCCCGTTTAGAAGGGATGAGAGAACAGATTCTGGCGGGCCTCAAGCCCATCGACTGA
- a CDS encoding Gfo/Idh/MocA family protein, translated as MYVQAFEAVGQPFQNGENALEDNLKRVLESGPELLVVLGTPQEMLREVGRCIETSVPVAAEKPVGRNAAELEPLAELARQHGAFVTVAQPHLLGEFWDVCTPEAGGPLSHLRFRLVNGSPERYAALGVPWVMQANVAGGGVLRNLGIHGISAFLKATTGEVQVHSCVLSRRLFQMEVEEYAAVTLSAGGVIGHIEVGYTAAVDDASDFELSGHRRDLTVKDDGQALTIFDRRAGRTRVQPVLPLARRYELFAAANVQAIQTGGPAPHSLDDHLAAMRVIDACYAAATWMDA; from the coding sequence ATGTACGTTCAGGCGTTTGAGGCCGTTGGACAGCCCTTCCAGAATGGCGAGAATGCGCTGGAAGACAATCTGAAACGAGTTCTGGAGAGCGGCCCTGAACTGCTGGTCGTGCTGGGAACTCCACAGGAAATGCTGCGCGAGGTGGGGCGCTGTATTGAAACTAGCGTACCGGTGGCCGCTGAAAAGCCAGTGGGCCGCAACGCCGCCGAACTGGAGCCACTGGCCGAACTGGCCCGGCAGCATGGAGCTTTCGTGACCGTGGCGCAGCCCCATCTGCTGGGGGAATTCTGGGACGTCTGCACGCCTGAGGCGGGAGGCCCCCTCTCGCACCTGCGCTTCCGGTTGGTGAACGGCTCGCCGGAGCGGTACGCGGCGCTGGGCGTTCCCTGGGTCATGCAAGCGAATGTGGCAGGAGGCGGCGTGCTGCGCAATCTGGGCATTCACGGGATCAGCGCCTTCCTGAAGGCCACCACCGGGGAAGTTCAGGTGCATTCCTGCGTGCTGAGCCGCCGTCTGTTCCAGATGGAGGTGGAGGAATACGCCGCCGTGACTCTGTCGGCAGGCGGCGTGATCGGACACATTGAAGTGGGGTACACCGCCGCCGTGGATGACGCCAGCGACTTTGAGCTGAGTGGACACCGCCGTGACCTCACCGTTAAGGATGATGGGCAGGCGCTGACCATCTTTGACCGCCGTGCAGGTCGGACTCGGGTGCAGCCCGTTCTGCCCCTGGCCCGCCGGTACGAGTTGTTTGCCGCCGCCAACGTGCAGGCCATTCAAACGGGCGGCCCGGCCCCCCATTCCCTGGACGATCATCTGGCCGCCATGCGCGTGATTGACGCGTGCTACGCCGCCGCCACCTGGATGGACGCATGA
- a CDS encoding DUF5996 family protein gives MTPSHDAWPPLPLAPWQDTMETLHLWTQIVGKIRLALTPWNNHSWHVTLYPGARGLTTGPMHHPNGTFEIEFDFRRHHLAVISATGDERSFALEGLSVATFYEALMSALDTLGLNVEIRPTPVELPDPITPFPEDHAHAAYDPEAAQRYWRALLSIHRVFSVFRARFLGKVSPVHYFWGAADLAVTRFSGRTAPKHPGGAPNCADWVMEEAYSHELSSAGFWPGSGLGEAAFYAYAYPEPDGFRTAQVGPAATYYHEDLGEFVLPYEAVRTAADPDAALLEFLQSTYVAAAELGHWDRADLEFDSDRLPLS, from the coding sequence ATGACCCCATCCCACGACGCCTGGCCGCCCCTGCCCCTGGCACCCTGGCAGGACACCATGGAAACCCTGCACCTGTGGACCCAGATCGTCGGCAAGATCCGGCTGGCGCTGACCCCCTGGAACAACCACTCCTGGCACGTCACGCTGTACCCAGGCGCACGCGGCCTGACCACCGGGCCGATGCACCATCCAAACGGCACCTTCGAGATCGAGTTCGATTTCCGCCGCCATCATCTGGCGGTTATCTCGGCCACTGGCGACGAACGCTCCTTTGCGCTGGAAGGGCTGAGTGTCGCTACGTTCTACGAAGCCCTGATGTCGGCGCTGGACACGCTGGGCCTGAATGTGGAGATCCGGCCTACCCCGGTTGAATTGCCTGACCCCATCACGCCGTTTCCCGAGGACCACGCCCACGCGGCGTATGACCCGGAGGCTGCCCAGCGCTACTGGCGGGCGCTCCTCAGCATCCACCGGGTCTTCAGCGTGTTCCGGGCGCGCTTTCTGGGCAAGGTCAGCCCGGTGCATTACTTCTGGGGGGCCGCTGACCTGGCGGTGACCCGCTTCTCGGGACGCACGGCCCCCAAGCATCCAGGCGGCGCGCCCAACTGCGCAGATTGGGTGATGGAAGAGGCGTATTCCCACGAGCTATCCAGCGCGGGCTTCTGGCCGGGATCCGGGCTGGGCGAGGCGGCCTTTTACGCGTACGCCTACCCCGAGCCAGACGGCTTCAGGACGGCCCAGGTGGGGCCAGCAGCAACGTACTACCACGAGGACTTGGGCGAATTCGTCCTGCCCTACGAGGCGGTGCGTACGGCGGCGGATCCGGACGCGGCGCTGCTGGAGTTCCTGCAAAGCACCTACGTGGCGGCGGCGGAGCTGGGCCACTGGGATCGGGCCGACCTGGAATTCGATTCCGACAGGCTGCCACTGTCGTAA
- a CDS encoding DUF7662 domain-containing protein — protein sequence MKPPLKTSQKYVRLAEHLRRSSQDSLTLTYEEMEGILHAPFPSSARKHRAWWSNSVQGHSQASAWLNERWQVASVQPGSVTFQRNNSNDADSCFRANGQQSSRSP from the coding sequence ATGAAGCCTCCGCTGAAAACCAGCCAGAAGTACGTCCGTCTCGCTGAGCATCTCCGCCGCTCCTCCCAGGACAGCCTCACCCTCACTTACGAGGAGATGGAAGGCATTCTTCATGCCCCGTTTCCCAGTTCGGCTCGAAAGCATCGTGCCTGGTGGAGCAACAGCGTTCAGGGCCACTCTCAGGCCAGCGCCTGGCTCAACGAAAGATGGCAGGTCGCCAGTGTCCAGCCCGGCAGCGTAACCTTTCAACGGAATAACAGCAATGATGCGGACTCCTGTTTTCGAGCGAATGGCCAGCAAAGCTCTCGATCACCTTAA
- a CDS encoding DUF6979 family protein: MMRTPVFERMASKALDHLNAGMSPAAAWERASNEVKCGPETRIKVCPRSAFISLAEHGHIRGYTAGEPNKPLSKNASYCLTGALLLQKDPTLIGKRSLLWQEIHQQTAC, translated from the coding sequence ATGATGCGGACTCCTGTTTTCGAGCGAATGGCCAGCAAAGCTCTCGATCACCTTAACGCGGGCATGAGTCCTGCCGCCGCCTGGGAACGAGCCAGCAACGAAGTGAAGTGTGGCCCTGAAACACGGATTAAAGTCTGCCCCCGTTCAGCATTTATCAGTCTTGCAGAGCACGGACATATTCGTGGCTACACAGCAGGTGAGCCGAACAAGCCCCTCTCCAAAAACGCCAGCTATTGCCTGACCGGAGCGCTGCTTCTCCAAAAGGACCCCACGTTGATTGGAAAACGCAGCCTGCTCTGGCAGGAAATCCACCAACAAACGGCCTGCTGA
- a CDS encoding Gfo/Idh/MocA family protein: MLRRRHLDGRMRVGILGAGWWADQHAQALATLDGFTVTGVNSGSLETATAFAAQYGGRVHADAGALLAAPDVDAVLITAPHEYHAPLALQAIASGKPVLLEKPVATNNTDTHAVLNAARDAGVTCLVGFTSHYFPGFSRARELIDSGELGRPLSGQSVFQKRWMEANRRDWHLDRGRGGGMLLTAGIHALDRLMWLMDKPVQSVSAAMGTHMHDQQADDLSSIFLRFQGGGAGMVGSYGYAQGGPINATTILCEGGSLRVTPDSLEIGQNDGWEAVSLTLPGNLTLAALAQEWVELRAWAERGQLPRVTPEFAGSVMDVVFAAEESAVQEREVSLG; this comes from the coding sequence GTGCTACGCCGCCGCCACCTGGATGGACGCATGAGGGTGGGCATTCTCGGCGCGGGGTGGTGGGCCGATCAGCACGCGCAGGCCCTCGCCACGCTGGACGGTTTCACGGTCACGGGCGTCAACAGCGGATCGCTGGAGACGGCCACCGCCTTCGCCGCACAATACGGGGGACGCGTTCATGCCGACGCCGGGGCCTTACTGGCCGCCCCGGATGTGGACGCCGTGCTGATTACCGCGCCGCACGAGTACCACGCCCCACTGGCCCTCCAAGCCATTGCCAGCGGGAAGCCTGTTCTGCTGGAAAAACCTGTCGCCACCAATAACACAGACACCCATGCCGTTCTGAATGCCGCTCGTGACGCCGGAGTGACGTGTCTGGTGGGCTTTACCAGTCACTATTTCCCTGGATTCAGCCGGGCCAGGGAATTGATTGACAGTGGTGAACTGGGCCGCCCCCTCAGCGGACAGAGCGTCTTCCAGAAACGCTGGATGGAGGCCAACCGCCGCGACTGGCACCTGGATCGGGGGCGCGGCGGCGGAATGCTGCTGACCGCCGGCATCCACGCCCTGGACCGCCTGATGTGGTTGATGGACAAACCCGTGCAGTCGGTCAGCGCCGCTATGGGAACGCATATGCACGATCAGCAGGCCGACGATCTGTCCAGCATTTTCCTGCGGTTCCAGGGCGGCGGCGCGGGCATGGTGGGCAGCTACGGCTACGCGCAGGGCGGCCCCATCAACGCCACCACCATCCTGTGCGAGGGCGGCAGCTTGCGCGTCACGCCCGACAGTCTGGAGATCGGCCAGAACGACGGCTGGGAAGCGGTTTCATTAACCTTACCGGGCAACCTGACGCTTGCCGCTCTGGCGCAGGAGTGGGTGGAATTGCGTGCCTGGGCCGAACGGGGTCAGCTTCCCAGAGTTACACCGGAGTTTGCCGGTTCAGTGATGGATGTCGTCTTTGCCGCTGAGGAATCCGCCGTCCAGGAGCGCGAGGTTTCGCTGGGATGA
- a CDS encoding fibronectin type III domain-containing protein: MRISLLLLTLTATLGVASAQTSTAPKGSPAKGGVAALPTPDGAMLRWALPGDVLPARGFRLRINGPGGTRDQTVASPQSYSAALGLSKADYDALVSVYEQPPKNDSERTQRTFFNLNVVARPVYAHALGIMTTLEGLSPGQYTVTVTAVGSNETKVGEATFKTGAMPAVPAPSTPKAKPGPAAVQLTWTVPPPGPSNLVVAYKIYRASGAGAYALLQPTPFFLTTAPGGDVFKDTDLKAKTTYRYQVASVDLFGRESARTAPITVTTEAVTVLPAPEDLQATVKERAVTLRWTAPKDSRITQQIIVRGTDPSQPLSALATLPPGANTYTDTTGRAGEPYVYAVVTRDAGGQVGARSSLVGARPVNTRPPAPPSGVKITAGVAAITLSWEANREKDIEGYQIYRSESGGAGAPSLLVNASPVVGTTFTDPLVAGLQNRYSYRVTALNTSQAESARSAAVASKLIDKTPPPAPTLLPSTVSAQGVKLSWTQADLPDLAGFRVSRAAGGSAPVELGRLKAATRTYLDATAESGVTYAYSVQSVDDAGNVSASSEPVVIRRASTGLPAAPQGAAVKALEAGAGNRVTWTATPGLPVAVYRLDAAGSEPLQVSGLITTGSFTDAQGTPDSEYRLRAVNERGQMSALTPPQTVAKP; the protein is encoded by the coding sequence ATGCGAATATCCCTGCTTCTACTGACCCTTACGGCTACTCTGGGCGTGGCGTCTGCCCAAACAAGCACCGCGCCCAAGGGCAGTCCGGCCAAAGGCGGCGTGGCGGCTCTGCCCACCCCCGACGGTGCCATGCTGCGCTGGGCGCTCCCCGGCGACGTCCTGCCTGCTAGGGGCTTCCGCCTGCGGATCAACGGCCCCGGCGGCACCCGAGACCAGACGGTGGCTTCTCCCCAGTCATATTCCGCCGCGCTCGGCCTGTCCAAAGCGGATTACGATGCACTGGTCAGCGTGTACGAACAACCCCCAAAAAACGACTCGGAACGGACCCAGAGAACCTTTTTCAACCTGAACGTGGTCGCCCGGCCCGTCTATGCCCACGCTCTAGGCATCATGACGACCCTTGAAGGGCTGTCCCCCGGCCAGTACACCGTCACCGTGACTGCCGTGGGCAGCAATGAAACAAAGGTCGGCGAGGCGACGTTCAAGACGGGGGCGATGCCCGCTGTGCCCGCACCCAGCACACCCAAGGCCAAACCCGGCCCCGCTGCCGTGCAGCTCACATGGACCGTGCCGCCGCCCGGCCCCAGCAATCTGGTGGTGGCCTACAAGATTTACCGCGCCAGCGGCGCGGGCGCGTATGCCCTGCTGCAACCCACCCCATTTTTTCTGACCACTGCGCCGGGCGGTGACGTGTTCAAAGACACCGACCTGAAGGCCAAGACCACCTACCGCTACCAGGTGGCGTCCGTAGACCTGTTCGGTCGTGAGTCCGCCCGGACGGCCCCAATCACCGTCACCACCGAGGCCGTCACCGTCCTACCGGCACCCGAGGACCTTCAGGCGACCGTCAAGGAACGCGCCGTGACCCTGCGCTGGACTGCGCCGAAAGACAGCCGGATCACGCAGCAGATCATCGTGCGCGGCACCGACCCTAGTCAGCCACTAAGCGCACTGGCCACACTGCCTCCAGGAGCGAACACCTACACTGACACCACCGGACGTGCCGGTGAGCCCTACGTGTACGCCGTCGTCACGCGGGACGCGGGTGGGCAGGTGGGCGCACGCAGTAGTCTCGTCGGCGCACGGCCCGTGAACACCAGGCCCCCCGCCCCGCCATCTGGCGTGAAGATCACGGCAGGTGTGGCCGCCATCACGCTGAGCTGGGAAGCAAACCGCGAGAAAGACATCGAAGGCTACCAGATCTACCGCAGTGAGTCCGGCGGGGCGGGTGCGCCTTCCCTGCTCGTCAACGCCTCGCCCGTCGTGGGCACGACCTTCACCGATCCCCTGGTCGCCGGTTTGCAAAACCGCTACTCCTACCGCGTCACGGCCCTGAATACTTCCCAGGCGGAGTCCGCACGTTCGGCAGCTGTTGCCTCCAAGCTGATCGACAAGACGCCCCCGCCCGCCCCGACCCTGCTTCCTTCCACGGTGAGCGCACAGGGCGTGAAACTCAGCTGGACGCAGGCCGACCTCCCGGACCTGGCCGGTTTCCGCGTGTCGCGCGCCGCAGGGGGTTCGGCACCCGTGGAACTGGGCCGCCTGAAGGCCGCGACCCGCACGTATCTGGACGCCACGGCGGAGTCTGGCGTGACCTACGCGTACAGCGTGCAGAGCGTTGATGACGCCGGGAACGTCTCGGCGTCCTCTGAACCGGTGGTCATCCGCCGCGCCAGCACGGGCCTTCCGGCAGCGCCCCAGGGTGCCGCTGTCAAGGCGCTGGAAGCGGGTGCCGGTAACCGCGTCACCTGGACGGCCACTCCCGGCCTGCCGGTGGCCGTATACCGCCTGGATGCGGCGGGCAGCGAGCCGCTGCAGGTGTCGGGCCTGATCACCACCGGATCGTTCACCGATGCCCAGGGCACCCCGGACAGCGAGTACCGACTCCGCGCCGTGAACGAACGCGGGCAGATGAGCGCACTCACGCCGCCCCAGACGGTGGCAAAGCCTTAA
- a CDS encoding GNAT family N-acetyltransferase produces MAEMRKNEDRERYEVVVDGQVAGFAEYRLVGDAVMLPHTEIKPEYEGQGLGGQVARFALDDVRQMGRLAIPMCPFIASYIRQHPEYVDLVHPQQRGIFHL; encoded by the coding sequence ATGGCAGAGATGAGAAAAAACGAGGATCGGGAGCGCTACGAGGTGGTGGTGGACGGTCAGGTGGCCGGGTTCGCCGAGTACCGTCTCGTTGGAGACGCCGTGATGCTACCCCACACGGAAATCAAGCCCGAGTATGAAGGCCAGGGCCTGGGCGGGCAGGTGGCCCGGTTCGCGCTGGACGACGTGCGGCAGATGGGCCGACTGGCGATTCCGATGTGTCCCTTTATTGCCAGTTACATTCGGCAACATCCCGAGTACGTCGATCTGGTTCATCCGCAGCAACGCGGCATTTTTCATCTCTGA
- a CDS encoding replication initiator protein A produces the protein MSRVPAIREAEQAITLREDLNVGQLGLISIQRKIAEDYAQWKVAFSRNGVSSEIECNGTQKYGVPHGIDNDTYLALQELYIEQGCPDDGLFSFTMYRLLQMCGLFDTGANRQMLRVSLERLSSTQYWISGAWRSHEDDDWVTVSFRLIEKLVFTRARRDTDGAKQIAITLPHELTRNIHRSGDIDLHPARP, from the coding sequence ATGTCTAGGGTGCCTGCGATCAGAGAAGCCGAACAGGCCATCACACTGCGTGAGGATCTCAACGTGGGTCAGTTGGGGCTCATTTCGATCCAGCGCAAGATCGCAGAGGATTATGCCCAGTGGAAGGTCGCCTTCAGTCGCAATGGCGTCTCCAGTGAAATCGAATGCAACGGCACCCAGAAATACGGCGTGCCGCACGGCATCGACAACGATACTTATCTGGCCCTTCAGGAACTCTACATTGAGCAGGGCTGCCCGGATGATGGGCTGTTCAGCTTTACCATGTATCGGCTACTCCAGATGTGCGGTCTATTCGATACAGGAGCCAACCGTCAGATGCTACGGGTCAGCTTAGAGCGCCTTAGTTCGACTCAATACTGGATCAGCGGCGCTTGGCGAAGCCACGAGGACGACGACTGGGTCACAGTTAGCTTCCGACTGATCGAAAAGCTGGTCTTCACGCGGGCGCGGCGCGATACCGACGGTGCCAAGCAGATCGCCATCACCCTGCCGCACGAGCTTACCCGCAACATCCATCGATCAGGAGACATTGATCTTCACCCTGCACGCCCGTGA
- a CDS encoding N-acetylneuraminate epimerase, producing the protein MTLLAALLITTAAAQTQTYPDLPAGIKNGVGGMIGDTLYAGLGTAGQKFYALNLLDTAKGWTEMAAFPGAARDQAAAAVVNGKLYVFGGLGKPTPEATTSVFNQVYAYDPASNAWQALNTRAPQDIGGGTAVAQGDRILLFGGVNRNIFNGYFEDIAAAGTDKVRSDAVALAYFSGRPQDYFFGREVQSYTPATNTWQSLGTAPFIGRAGAAVSLQGDALTVVSGEMKPGLRTAQAGRATVKDGGVTWSTLPDLPSAANGAVQEGVAAAFTGSSQGALLVAGGANFPGSTVKFQSGVQYAHQGLTKTWQSDIYALRGDKWSVVGQLPQAQASGISIQRGDEVILVGGELKGGDASSKVFSISLKGDSIEIKD; encoded by the coding sequence ATGACCCTGCTTGCCGCTCTGCTGATCACCACCGCCGCCGCACAGACCCAGACCTACCCCGATTTGCCCGCCGGAATCAAGAACGGCGTGGGCGGAATGATCGGCGACACCCTCTACGCCGGACTCGGCACGGCAGGACAGAAGTTCTATGCTCTGAACCTCTTGGACACCGCCAAGGGCTGGACAGAAATGGCCGCCTTCCCCGGCGCAGCCCGCGATCAGGCCGCCGCCGCCGTGGTCAACGGCAAACTGTACGTGTTCGGCGGCCTGGGCAAACCCACGCCCGAGGCGACCACCTCAGTCTTCAATCAGGTTTACGCCTACGATCCGGCGAGCAACGCCTGGCAGGCACTGAATACCCGCGCTCCCCAGGACATCGGCGGCGGCACGGCGGTGGCCCAGGGTGACCGCATCCTGCTGTTCGGCGGCGTCAACCGCAACATCTTTAACGGGTACTTCGAGGACATCGCCGCCGCCGGAACTGACAAGGTCAGAAGTGACGCCGTGGCCCTGGCGTACTTCAGCGGACGCCCCCAGGATTATTTCTTCGGGCGAGAAGTGCAGAGCTACACGCCCGCCACCAACACCTGGCAGTCGCTGGGCACCGCGCCCTTCATTGGCCGTGCCGGAGCCGCCGTCAGCCTTCAGGGCGACGCGCTGACGGTGGTGAGCGGCGAGATGAAGCCCGGACTGCGTACCGCTCAGGCGGGCCGCGCCACCGTGAAGGACGGCGGCGTGACCTGGAGCACGCTGCCCGACTTGCCCAGTGCGGCGAACGGCGCGGTGCAAGAAGGCGTGGCCGCGGCCTTTACCGGCTCCAGCCAAGGAGCGCTGCTGGTGGCCGGTGGAGCCAATTTCCCCGGTAGCACCGTCAAGTTTCAGAGTGGCGTGCAGTACGCCCACCAGGGCCTGACCAAGACCTGGCAAAGCGACATCTACGCGCTGCGCGGCGATAAGTGGAGCGTGGTCGGCCAGTTGCCGCAGGCCCAGGCTTCGGGCATCAGCATCCAGCGCGGCGACGAGGTCATTCTGGTGGGCGGCGAGCTGAAGGGCGGCGACGCCAGCAGCAAGGTCTTCTCCATCTCGCTCAAGGGCGACAGCATCGAGATCAAGGACTGA
- a CDS encoding DUF4258 domain-containing protein, with protein sequence MIFTLHAREELGLDALTLGDVLDAISFPDEITKDLPGGTRAPGLNFDRYLGKVRVRAKIDWKERYYLVITVMAN encoded by the coding sequence TTGATCTTCACCCTGCACGCCCGTGAAGAACTTGGCCTTGACGCCCTCACTCTCGGCGATGTCCTTGATGCCATCAGTTTTCCCGATGAGATCACCAAAGACCTTCCCGGTGGAACTCGCGCACCTGGCCTCAATTTTGACCGCTACCTCGGTAAAGTGCGCGTGCGAGCCAAGATTGACTGGAAAGAGCGGTATTACCTTGTCATCACCGTGATGGCGAACTGA
- a CDS encoding helix-turn-helix domain-containing protein: MQQFTTYQTQQRGFSVTVFGVPTTFSADGEELGFDLKVMRDLDLLIARAVEAAAPNVQVLELQYLPLAPAPDPVSLELRRALRLRQMSGAQVAQQLGVTPPVVSRWLSPDYHAHGMETLRRMAEVLEMDVEVRLVPKCSA; this comes from the coding sequence ATGCAGCAATTCACCACTTACCAAACTCAGCAGCGTGGCTTCTCGGTCACGGTCTTCGGTGTGCCGACCACCTTCAGCGCTGACGGTGAGGAACTCGGCTTCGATCTCAAAGTGATGCGCGATCTGGATCTTCTGATTGCCCGAGCTGTTGAGGCCGCTGCACCAAATGTGCAGGTGCTGGAACTCCAGTACCTGCCACTCGCGCCCGCTCCTGATCCGGTCAGCTTGGAACTGCGGCGAGCACTGAGACTGCGGCAGATGAGTGGCGCTCAGGTGGCCCAGCAACTCGGCGTGACGCCGCCAGTGGTGTCACGCTGGCTCAGTCCCGATTACCACGCACACGGGATGGAAACCTTGCGCCGCATGGCTGAGGTGCTGGAGATGGACGTGGAAGTGCGGTTGGTTCCAAAATGCTCAGCTTGA